The Thermomicrobiales bacterium genome includes a window with the following:
- a CDS encoding amidohydrolase family protein, with product MATQIVRNGQLIDGNGGDPIANGAVLVVDGQISAVGADGSFSVPDDAVEIDAGGGTILPGLIDTHVHITGEGMNLASLLTTPFSYRFYETIGYMRKTLDVGITTIRDAGGADAGIKMAVENGLITGPRMQISISVLSTTGGHGDGWMLSGNNVMMMPPYPGNPDGICDGPEEVRKKVREVLRAGAEVIKVCSTGGVGSPTDHPNFTQFSIEELKIMVEEAHFHGGLKVMSHAQGAEGIKNAVLAGIHSIEHGIFLDDEAIELMLEHGTFLVPTLVAPLGVLESVEQGNAAPEYALRKARESVQAHKDSIARAYQAGVKIAMGTDAAVMPHGTNLRELGLMCDAGMSPMESLVATTKVAADCLGWQDRVGTLEVGKYGDVVITRTDPLADIRSLEDTNNIAFVMKGGDVVKDIRNA from the coding sequence GTGGCAACACAGATTGTTCGGAATGGCCAGCTGATTGATGGCAACGGGGGCGACCCGATCGCCAACGGGGCGGTGCTGGTCGTGGACGGGCAGATCAGCGCCGTTGGTGCCGACGGCAGCTTCAGCGTGCCGGACGACGCGGTCGAGATCGACGCCGGTGGCGGCACAATCCTGCCGGGACTGATCGACACCCACGTCCACATCACCGGCGAAGGCATGAACCTCGCCAGCCTGCTGACAACGCCGTTCTCGTATCGCTTCTACGAGACCATCGGCTACATGCGCAAGACACTGGACGTCGGAATCACGACGATCCGCGACGCGGGTGGTGCCGACGCGGGCATCAAGATGGCGGTCGAGAATGGCCTCATCACCGGCCCACGCATGCAGATCAGCATCAGCGTCCTCTCAACCACCGGCGGGCACGGTGACGGCTGGATGCTCTCCGGCAACAACGTCATGATGATGCCGCCCTATCCCGGCAATCCTGACGGCATCTGCGACGGCCCCGAAGAGGTGCGCAAGAAGGTCCGCGAGGTGCTGCGCGCCGGAGCCGAGGTCATCAAGGTCTGCTCTACCGGCGGCGTCGGCAGCCCGACCGATCACCCGAACTTCACCCAGTTCTCGATTGAAGAGCTCAAAATCATGGTCGAGGAAGCGCACTTCCACGGCGGTCTCAAGGTCATGTCGCACGCACAGGGTGCGGAAGGCATCAAGAACGCCGTGCTGGCCGGTATCCACTCGATCGAGCACGGCATCTTTCTGGACGACGAAGCCATCGAGCTAATGCTGGAGCACGGCACGTTCCTCGTGCCGACGCTGGTCGCGCCGCTCGGCGTCCTCGAGTCGGTCGAGCAGGGTAACGCCGCGCCGGAGTACGCGCTGCGCAAGGCGCGTGAGTCAGTGCAGGCGCACAAGGACAGCATCGCCCGCGCCTACCAGGCCGGCGTCAAGATCGCGATGGGCACCGACGCCGCCGTTATGCCGCACGGCACGAACCTGCGCGAGCTGGGCCTGATGTGCGACGCCGGCATGTCGCCGATGGAGTCACTGGTGGCGACGACGAAGGTCGCTGCGGACTGCCTCGGCTGGCAGGATCGCGTCGGCACGCTCGAAGTCGGCAAGTACGGCGATGTCGTCATCACTCGCACCGACCCGCTGGCCGACATCCGCTCGCTGGAGGACACCAACAACATCGCCTTCGTCATGAAGGGCGGCGATGTCGTCAAGGACATCCGCAACGCCTAG
- a CDS encoding diaminopropionate ammonia-lyase, translated as MQTPRTYINTHVVAEFSDSPSRDPLAFHRALAGYAPSRLAEAPHAAAALGIGRLLVKDESSRLGLPAFKILGAAWAIYRALEARLGGFAPWESLDDIAAQIAPLGNLTLVAATDGNHGRAVARMAALLGLSSRIYVPDDMVHARRDAIASEGAEVVVFHGTYDEAVSRSAEDADDTHLVISDTSWPGYQDDRPGVIDGYSTILWEVDDAAERDLASPDLVAVQIGVGALASAVVSHFRRPGASHPRIVGVEPAHAAGTIASMEAGEIVSVPGPHDSIMAGLNCGEPSMLAWPIMSRGIDQFVSVVDERAREAMRLLAADDIVAGETGAAGLAGLLDLLGGPDADQHRARLGATPDATALIIVTEGATDPAAYQQIIGG; from the coding sequence GTGCAGACACCACGGACCTATATCAACACACATGTCGTCGCGGAGTTCAGCGACTCGCCGAGCCGCGACCCGCTGGCGTTTCATCGTGCGCTGGCCGGTTATGCACCGTCGCGGCTGGCCGAAGCACCGCACGCCGCAGCCGCGCTGGGCATCGGTCGGCTGCTGGTGAAGGATGAGTCGAGTCGGCTCGGGCTGCCGGCGTTCAAGATCCTCGGCGCAGCGTGGGCGATCTATCGCGCGCTCGAAGCGCGTCTCGGCGGCTTCGCGCCGTGGGAATCGCTCGACGACATCGCAGCGCAGATCGCGCCGCTCGGCAACCTGACGCTGGTGGCGGCGACCGACGGCAACCACGGTCGCGCCGTCGCACGCATGGCCGCGCTGCTGGGCCTGTCGTCGCGCATCTATGTACCGGACGACATGGTCCATGCGCGCCGCGACGCGATCGCCAGCGAAGGCGCGGAGGTCGTCGTCTTCCACGGCACCTACGATGAAGCGGTTTCACGCTCAGCCGAAGACGCCGACGACACGCACCTCGTTATCTCCGACACCTCGTGGCCCGGCTATCAGGACGACCGGCCTGGGGTGATCGACGGCTACTCGACGATCCTCTGGGAAGTCGATGACGCGGCCGAGCGCGACCTCGCATCGCCTGATCTGGTCGCCGTCCAGATCGGCGTTGGCGCGCTGGCATCGGCAGTCGTCTCGCACTTCCGCCGCCCCGGCGCGTCGCACCCACGCATCGTCGGCGTCGAGCCAGCCCACGCCGCCGGGACAATTGCGTCGATGGAGGCCGGCGAAATCGTCTCCGTCCCCGGACCGCACGATTCGATCATGGCCGGCCTGAACTGCGGCGAGCCGTCGATGCTGGCCTGGCCGATCATGTCGCGCGGCATCGATCAGTTCGTCTCGGTCGTCGACGAGCGCGCGCGTGAGGCGATGCGGCTGCTGGCTGCCGACGACATCGTCGCCGGCGAGACCGGCGCAGCCGGACTGGCCGGACTCCTCGACCTGCTCGGCGGCCCCGACGCCGACCAGCACCGCGCCCGCCTCGGCGCAACGCCCGACGCCACCGCCCTCATCATCGTCACCGAAGGCGCGACCGATCCGGCGGCGTATCAGCAGATCATCGGCGGGTAG